One genomic region from Oryzias melastigma strain HK-1 linkage group LG19, ASM292280v2, whole genome shotgun sequence encodes:
- the LOC112154001 gene encoding regulator of G-protein signaling 9 isoform X4 yields the protein MDYGLERRADPNAEETKTPDYYERIMIFTQQSIMRPRVKSSVSIGALVKYCATYTGHDPFLSKCLPSNPWLTDDNTYWNLNMPNVEIPTKMRVERWTFSFSELLADPRGRDDFRLFLKKEFSGENLAFWESCEDLKWGTAATMKEKAEHIYKTFLARGAPRWINIDGKTMEITVKGLKHPHRYVLDAAQTHIYMLMKKDSYGRYLKSPVFKDTVKKAICPDEHRFSVSQLEQNARNRRPSLSPIIIRQQEQEQKAKMAANAPVDITQLCRFTTPVPHLAVYSGITDTTLANASSPLPFLTRSPACPSPISVALDSTSVSERRPETSEGEGDRNSEAPAPAGGNAPKSRVASSLRRLLKRGCSPSAMFASLSPKCHAAAGTSSRIQPISPDEPSQAPSRRIGNFFQIRVDIPPECRIYPIESEDEEEDNRPPSGRLMRPEEIICPWESLTPQNGKQS from the exons ATTGGTAAAGTACTGTGCCACGTATACCGGTCACGACCCTTTCCTCTCCAAATGTCTGCCAAGTAACCCCTGGCTCACCGATGACAACACATACTGGAACCTCAATATGCCCAA TGTGGAGATACCTACAAAGATGCGCGTGGAGCGGTGGACCTTCAGTTTTAGCGAGCTGCTCGCAGACCCTCGAGGACGAGATGATTTCAGACTCTTCCTAAAGAAGGAGTTTAGCG gtgaGAACTTGGCATTCTGGGAAAGCTGTGAGGATCTGAAATGGGGAACGGCTGCAACAATGAAGGAGAAGGCAGAGCACATTTACaa GACGTTCCTGGCTCGCGGCGCTCCACGGTGGATCAACATTGATGGGAAGACCATGGAGATCACAGTGAAGGGGCTGAAACACCCACACAGATATGTTCTGGATGCAGCACAAACTCATATCTACATGCTCATGAAgaag GACTCGTATGGCCGCTACCTAAAATCTCCGGTCTTTAAGGACACCGTGAAAAAAGCCATTTGTCCTGACGAGCACAGGTTCAG CGTGTCCCAGTTGGAGCAGAATGCCAGGAACAgacggcccagcctcagccccATCATCATTCGACAGCAGGAGCAGGAGCAGAAGGCCAAGATGGCTGCCAATGCCCCCGTTGACATCACACAG CTGTGCCGCTTCACCACCCCTGTCCCCCACCTTGCTGTGTACTCTGGCATCACCGACACCACCCTAGCCAACGCCTCTTCCCCTCTGCCCTTCCTGACCCGCTCCCCAGCCTGTCCGTCCCCCATCAGCGTGGCGTTAGACAGCACCTCGGTTTCCGAGCGCCGCCCGGAGACCAGCGAAGGAGAAGGAGACAGGAACTCTGAGGCCCCGGCCCCTGCAGGGGGGAACGCGCCCAAGTCTCGAGTGGCCTCGTCTCTGCGCCGCCTGCTGAAGCGCGGCTGCAGCCCCTCAGCCATGTTTGCGAGCTTGTCGCCTAAATGTCACGCAGCTGCAGGGACGAGCAGCCGCATTCAGCCCATCAGCCCTGATGAACCCAGTCAGGCCCCCTCCAGGAGGATTGGCAA TTTTTTCCAGATCAGGGTAGACATTCCTCCGGAGTGCCGGATCTACCCCATCGAGTcagaggacgaggaggaggacaaCCGGCCTCCCTCTGGAAGACTGATGCGGCCCGAGGAGATCATCTGCCCCTGGGAGAGCCTCACTCCCCAGAACGGAAAACAGAGCTAA